The Tigriopus californicus strain San Diego chromosome 5, Tcal_SD_v2.1, whole genome shotgun sequence genome includes a region encoding these proteins:
- the LOC131880212 gene encoding RNA/RNP complex-1-interacting phosphatase-like isoform X2 has protein sequence MGRNGIPERWECYSPIGQQIPNTPFIAFKVPLNENLMKSFQATTRANGILPPDSSTPLLTPNPTPSGAATSSTFFANDWGLKDLRDQCPKLTHVIDLTNTTRYYNAEKLKATCSSVLEHVKITTEGHVVPKNSVVRRFFDVVDGTLAKSPDALIGVHCTHGVNRTGYLICRYLVQRLSWAPKDAIKAFGLARGHDLERVNYLQDLQRSESRPWPTLTEGRHFVQRDSNARQFESSSNWFGNERQPAQRSIAHEVPRQERSNLSNLHYPPRPYHQQHHHHENQSHYQGQFRHQGQYYDQEERHHQEQYRNPGQYHHQDERHYWEENPHQTQRPFPSTNSRRGPRFAREPDYHTGPDYSSGAYFSSGYDHNWRSDDSARAECSSSYFAMGQVSSRRSNKTYLPKDQEGSMRSQSSRKSEYSRNKSYSRASGGSWRSDK, from the exons AATTTGATGAAAAGCTTCCAGGCTACAACCAGAGCCAATGGAATTTTACCCCCAG ATTCTTCGACTCCGTTGCTCACTCCCAATCCAACACCATCGGGTGCTGCTACTAGTTCAACATTTTTCGCCAATGATTGGGGATTAAAGGATTTAAGAGACCAATGTCCAAAGTTAACCCACGTCATCGATCTGACCAATACGACACGTTATTACAACGCGGAAAAGTTGAAGGCGACATGTTCCTCTGTACTTGAACATGTGAAGATCACAACTGAGGGGCACGTCGTGCCAAAGAATAGTGTTGTTCGTCG TTTCTTCGACGTCGTCGATGGCACTTTGGCAAAATCTCCAG ATGCGTTGATCGGGGTTCATTGCACCCATGGAGTAAATCGAACCGGCTACCTCATTTGTCGCTACCTTGTACAAAGGCTGAGCTGGGCCCCAAAAGATGCCATTAAAG CATTTGGCTTAGCCAGAGGTCATGATTTGGAGAGAGTAAACTATCTCCAAGACCTACAGAGAAGCGAGTCCCGACCTTGGCCAACTTTGACTGAAGGACGTCATTTTGTCCAAAGAGACAGCAATGCTCGACAATTCGAAAGCTCTTCCAATTGGTTTg GCAATGAACGTCAACCGGCTCAGAGGTCCATCGCTCATGAAGTACCCCGACAAGAGCGGTCAAATCTCTCAAATCTCCATTATCCACCAAGGCCTTACCATcaacagcatcatcatcacgaGAATCAGTCTCATTATCAAGGCCAATTTCGTCACCAGGGTCAATATTATGATCAAGAGGAGCGTCACCACCAGGAGCAATATCGCAATCCCGGCCAATATCACCATCAAGACGAGCGCCACTACTGGGAGGAAAATCCCCATCAAACACAACGTCCTTTTCCGTCAACTAATTCGAGGAGGGGACCTAGATTTGCCAGAGAGCCAGATTATCACACAGGTCCAGATTATTCGAGTGGAGCGTATTTTTCTAGTGGATACGACCATAATTGGCGATCGGACGACTCTGCCCGGGCCGAATGTTCCTCATCTTATTTTGCCATGGGACAAGTTTCCTCGAGAAGATCGAACAAGACCTACTTGCCAAAGGATCAAGAGGGTTCAATGAGATCGCAATCATCGAGAAAATCCGAATATTCAAGAAACAAAAGCTATTCGAGAGCCTCAGGTGGTTCTTGGCGCTCggacaaatga
- the LOC131880212 gene encoding RNA/RNP complex-1-interacting phosphatase-like isoform X3 — MKSFQATTRANGILPPDSSTPLLTPNPTPSGAATSSTFFANDWGLKDLRDQCPKLTHVIDLTNTTRYYNAEKLKATCSSVLEHVKITTEGHVVPKNSVVRRFFDVVDGTLAKSPDALIGVHCTHGVNRTGYLICRYLVQRLSWAPKDAIKAFGLARGHDLERVNYLQDLQRSESRPWPTLTEGRHFVQRDSNARQFESSSNWFGNERQPAQRSIAHEVPRQERSNLSNLHYPPRPYHQQHHHHENQSHYQGQFRHQGQYYDQEERHHQEQYRNPGQYHHQDERHYWEENPHQTQRPFPSTNSRRGPRFAREPDYHTGPDYSSGAYFSSGYDHNWRSDDSARAECSSSYFAMGQVSSRRSNKTYLPKDQEGSMRSQSSRKSEYSRNKSYSRASGGSWRSDK; from the exons ATGAAAAGCTTCCAGGCTACAACCAGAGCCAATGGAATTTTACCCCCAG ATTCTTCGACTCCGTTGCTCACTCCCAATCCAACACCATCGGGTGCTGCTACTAGTTCAACATTTTTCGCCAATGATTGGGGATTAAAGGATTTAAGAGACCAATGTCCAAAGTTAACCCACGTCATCGATCTGACCAATACGACACGTTATTACAACGCGGAAAAGTTGAAGGCGACATGTTCCTCTGTACTTGAACATGTGAAGATCACAACTGAGGGGCACGTCGTGCCAAAGAATAGTGTTGTTCGTCG TTTCTTCGACGTCGTCGATGGCACTTTGGCAAAATCTCCAG ATGCGTTGATCGGGGTTCATTGCACCCATGGAGTAAATCGAACCGGCTACCTCATTTGTCGCTACCTTGTACAAAGGCTGAGCTGGGCCCCAAAAGATGCCATTAAAG CATTTGGCTTAGCCAGAGGTCATGATTTGGAGAGAGTAAACTATCTCCAAGACCTACAGAGAAGCGAGTCCCGACCTTGGCCAACTTTGACTGAAGGACGTCATTTTGTCCAAAGAGACAGCAATGCTCGACAATTCGAAAGCTCTTCCAATTGGTTTg GCAATGAACGTCAACCGGCTCAGAGGTCCATCGCTCATGAAGTACCCCGACAAGAGCGGTCAAATCTCTCAAATCTCCATTATCCACCAAGGCCTTACCATcaacagcatcatcatcacgaGAATCAGTCTCATTATCAAGGCCAATTTCGTCACCAGGGTCAATATTATGATCAAGAGGAGCGTCACCACCAGGAGCAATATCGCAATCCCGGCCAATATCACCATCAAGACGAGCGCCACTACTGGGAGGAAAATCCCCATCAAACACAACGTCCTTTTCCGTCAACTAATTCGAGGAGGGGACCTAGATTTGCCAGAGAGCCAGATTATCACACAGGTCCAGATTATTCGAGTGGAGCGTATTTTTCTAGTGGATACGACCATAATTGGCGATCGGACGACTCTGCCCGGGCCGAATGTTCCTCATCTTATTTTGCCATGGGACAAGTTTCCTCGAGAAGATCGAACAAGACCTACTTGCCAAAGGATCAAGAGGGTTCAATGAGATCGCAATCATCGAGAAAATCCGAATATTCAAGAAACAAAAGCTATTCGAGAGCCTCAGGTGGTTCTTGGCGCTCggacaaatga
- the LOC131880212 gene encoding probable arginine--tRNA ligase, mitochondrial isoform X1, whose translation MAGRYRCLIATRLRQVLSANGKCQTDSKLPSVRDLTSKMVLPPRVNTSTFSIQVPCSSVLEMNKGSSSSLTAYSQALSGIVEEFETDCHLPEIVLVNEPEMPAKPRDKKGKWVPSQGPSFNFRLPTLEFTKDVLHVALKVRTKDWRRNGLFPQESPLKVIVEFSSPNVAKPFHMGHLRSTIMGHFCANIYEAVGHDVIRLNWLGDWGTQFGYISAGLKDFALDINQVQSENDAIHSLYQIYVQANLKGEKDPKFASLVRECTEKLENGDSELLKQWSIARKVTIESLEKVYARLGVYFHEYHGESMYTNQANQKVLDLMRTRNLLADRDGKQVIPMTIGKNQLERDVTILKTDGSSLYITRDIAAAIDRAQKYAFDRMLYVVENGQTEHFQHLFAILKRLGFSWSAQLEHVKFGRISKMSSRKGTAVFLNDILDEAKDRVREQRELSPNTRDVLDSDDVLEVLGTTAVVVNDFSSKRLQNYDFSWERAVKSTGTSGVRLQYTHCRLFSLISKENHSMSSLLEVLEEDSRFLAGELTEKEAQNLLWRIAVFDEAVRDAYIQLEPNALLRYLFALCSDISKALKCLSVQNAESDAKRLARLCLFGAAKSVLKEGLEILGIRVLNQM comes from the coding sequence ATGGCAGGCCGATACCGATGCCTAATTGCAACACGGCTTCGTCAAGTTCTCTCCGCCAATGGGAAATGTCAGACTGACTCGAAACTTCCTTCTGTGCGAGACTTAACTTCTAAAATGGTTTTACCGCCACGTGTGAACACGTCTACGTTCTCAATACAAGTTCCTTGTTCTTCGGTTCTCGAAATGAACAAAGGATCGTCCTCATCTTTGACAGCATACTCTCAAGCCCTGTCAGGGATAGTGGAGGAATTTGAGACCGATTGTCATCTGCCTGAGATCGTGCTCGTTAATGAACCCGAAATGCCTGCGAAACCACGGgacaagaaaggaaaatgggTGCCGTCCCAAGGACCTTCGTTCAATTTTCGTCTGCCAACTTTGGAGTTCACCAAGGACGTCCTCCACGTGGCCTTGAAAGTCAGAACCAAAGACTGGCGAAGGAACGGCCTGTTTCCCCAGGAAAGTCCCCTCAAAGTCATTGTCGAATTCAGTTCGCCCAATGTGGCAAAGCCCTTTCATATGGGCCATCTCAGATCCACTATAATGGGTCATTTCTGCGCCAATATTTATGAGGCAGTGGGGCATGACGTGATCCGACTGAACTGGCTGGGCGATTGGGGCACACAATTCGGATACATATCCGCCGGGCTCAAAGACTTTGCCTTGGATATAAACCAAGTGCAATCCGAGAATGATGCCATCCATAGCTTGTACCAGATATATGTTCAAGCCAATCTGAAGGGTGAGAAGGACCCAAAGTTCGCCTCGTTGGTCCGCGAATGCACGGAGAAGCTCGAAAACGGAGATTCTGAGCTATTGAAGCAATGGTCCATTGCTCGCAAAGTTACGATCGAATCCCTCGAGAAAGTATACGCTCGGTTAGGGGTGTACTTTCACGAATACCATGGCGAGTCCATGTACACAAACCAAGCAAATCAAAAAGTTCTTGATTTAATGCGAACCAGGAATCTGTTGGCGGATAGAGATGGTAAGCAGGTGATCCCGATGACCATCGGCAAAAATCAACTTGAACGAGATGTGACCATTTTGAAGACCGACGGCTCGAGTCTCTATATCACGCGAGACATCGCAGCTGCCATTGATCGAGCCCAAAAATACGCATTCGACCGAATGCTCTACGTGGTCGAGAATGGACAAACCGAACATTTCCAGCATTTGTTCGCCATTCTTAAGAGATTGGGATTCTCTTGGAGTGCTCAGTTGGAACATGTCAAATTTGGAAGGATTAGTAAAATGAGTTCCAGGAAGGGCACCGCCGTGTTTCTCAACGATATCCTCGATGAAGCCAAAGATCGTGTGCGGGAACAAAGGGAACTCTCGCCCAACACTCGAGATGTCTTGGACTCGGATGATGTGTTGGAAGTTCTCGGCACCACGGCAGTGGTTGTCAATGATTTCTCATCGAAAAGACTTCAAAACTACGATTTCAGTTGGGAACGAGCCGTCAAGTCCACGGGTACCAGTGGTGTTCGCTTACAATACACCCATTGTCGCTTATTCAGTCTGATCTCGAAGGAAAATCATTCCATGTCCAGTTTATTAGAGGTACTCGAAGAGGATTCTAGATTCCTAGCAGGCGAACTAACCGAAAAAGAGGCTCAGAATCTTCTCTGGAGAATCGCCGTGTTTGATGAAGCCGTCAGAGATGCATATATCCAACTGGAACCCAACGCTCTGCTCCGATATCTATTCGCTCTGTGCTCGGATATCTCGAAAGCTCTGAAGTGTTTGTCTGTGCAGAACGCTGAAAGTGACGCAAAACGTTTAGCCCggctttgtttgtttggggCGGCTAAAAGTGTCCTGAAAGAGGGATTAGAAATTCTCGGAATCCGTGTTTTAAACCAAATGTGA